The sequence below is a genomic window from Acetobacter vaccinii.
CCACACCACCAGCAGGCAGGCCACCGCCAGCGCGACCACGGAAAACACCAGTCGCCCGGCATCTCCCAGCCAGCCAAACATGCCAAATGTGACCGCCCTGTTCCACACCATGGTGAAATTAAGAAACGGCAATACCTGAACAGACCCGCGTGCAGGCAGGTCAAGGCCGTAGAGAATCCAGTATTTGCTCAACTGATCGGCTGACAGGGTCAGCATCAGCACCAGCAGGCCAAGGCCGAAGGGCCGCAGCATGAAAGGTTTTTTCACGCGCCCTCCGGGGTCGCGGCTTCCATCCCCGTCACCACATCGGCGCAGCGCAGGCACAGGCCCGGACGATCAGCGCGGGAGCCGGTTTCGGGCAGCACTTTCCAGCAGCGCACACATTTTTCGCCCTCAGCCACATGCACCACAGGGGCACCGTGCAGCAGACCGCCTTCATCCCCTTCGACGTAAACCGAGGCACTGGTCGGGTCGATCACCACCTCGACATGCGAGACAATGGCCAGTTCGCTCCAGTTGACACCGGCAAACAACGCGGCCTCTTCCTGCGACAAGGTCAGTTCCACATTGGCCTGCAGGGAAGACCCAATGGCTCCACTCCGCCGTGCGCCTTCGATTTCAGTCGTGATGACACGCCGGACAGCACGGATCCGCGTCCAGCGCTCTTCCAGTTCCGGGTCCATCCATTCCAGCGGCATATCCACAAATGCCTGCTCGTGCACGCTATTCTCTGTGCCAAAGCGGGCTGTCCAGGATTCTTCCGCCGTAAACACCAGCACCGGGGCCAGCCAGGTGGTCAGGCAACGATGCAGAATATCCAGCACCGTGCGCACAGCCCGACGTGTGGGGCTGGAGGGTGCGTCGCAGTACAGGGCATCCTTGCGGATATCAAAATAGAACGCCGACAGGTCGGTGGTGCAGAAACCATGCAGCGCAGGGTAAACGCCAACCCATTCATGCGTTTCCACCGCACGGGCAACCAGACCACCCAGTTCTGTCAGGCGGTGCAGGACCCAGCGCTCAAGCTCAGGCAGTTCAGCATAAGGGACGGCTTCGGCCTGGGTAAAACCATCCAGACCACCCAGCAGCCAGCGCAGCGTATTACGCAGCCTGCGATAGAGTTCACCCTGCTGTTTGAGAATTTCCTTCCCAATACGCAGGTCATCATTGGTGTCGGAGTTCATCACCCACAAGCGCAGGACATCTGCCCCCATGGTGTCGTTGACATCCTGCGGCGCAATGACGTTGCCAAGGGACTTGGACATCTTGCGGCCATGCTCATCCAGCACAAAGCCGTTGGTGACCAGTGCGCGGAAAGGCGCAATGCCGCGTGTGCCCACGCTCTCCAGCAAGGAGGACTGGAACCAGCCACGATGCTGGTCCGACCCTTCCAGATACAAATCGGCAGGGAATGTCAGGCCGGGGCGGCCCAGAACAAAAGCGTGGGTGGAGCCGCTTTCAAACCAGACATCGACAATGTCAAAAACCTGCTCGTAGGCATCTGCATCACGGTCGGGACCGAGGAAACGCTCGGGCGGAGAGTTGTACCACGCATCGGCCCCTTCCGTGCGGAAGGCATCGACCACACGCTGCATCACCTGTGCATCACGCAGGACTTCGCCGGTGTGCTTTTCCACAAAGACCGCAATGGGCACACCCCAGGCGCGCTGGCGGCTGATGCACCAGTCCGGGCGCGTCCGCACCATGGAGGTCAGGCGGTTACGGGCCTGTGCAGGCACAAAGGTCACATCGTCCAGCGCAGCCAGAGCATTATCACGCAGCGAGTTCTCGCCATCCATACGGATGAACCACTGCGGTGTGGCCCGGTAGATGACCGGTGCGCGCGAACGCCAGGAATGCGGGTAGGAATGGACAATCTGCCCACGCCCCACAAGCCCTGCGGGAGCGCGGCCTGCGGCGGTGGCTTCCTCCATCACTTCGGACAGGGCCTCGCACACAACGTCGGCGGCCTTGAAGACATGCACACCCGCAAAACGCGGCACCCACGGGGCGTAAGTGCCATCGGCCTGCACAACCTCAGGCACCTCGATGCCGTGGGCGCGGCAGAGCTGGAAGTCGTCCTCACCATGGGCCGGAGCCTGATGCACCAGGCCGGTGCCTGCCTCGGTGGTTACAAAGTCCCCCGCCAGCATGGGCACGTCAAAATCATACCCGGCCCCACGCAGCGGATGGGCGCAGACAACGCCTTCCAGCGCCGTACCCGGCAGGGTGTACAGCACATGATGCGCCGCGACGTGGGCTTCCTTACAGAAGGAATCCACCAGAGCTTCCGCCACAATAACCTTGGCTCCGGGCTCCAGCAGGGCACCCGGCTCGGTCTCGTTTACCTGCAGGACCACGTAGGTGATGTCCGGCCCATATGCCAAGGCGCGGTTACCGGGAATGGTCCATGGCGTTGTGGTCCAGATCACGACCGAAACATCGGCCAATGCCTGGGCAGGCGTGGGGTCCCGCACAATGGGGAAAGCCACCAGAATGGTGGTGGACGTGTGGTCGTGATACTCAATCTCGGCTTCTGCCAAAGCCGTTTTCTCAACCGGGCTCCACATGACCGGACGCAGACCACGATAGAGCTTGCCGTTGAGCAGAAAGCGCCCAATTTCCTCAGCGATGGCCGCTTCGGAGGAAAAATCCATGGTGGCGTAGCGGTTGTGCCATTCGCCCTGCACACCCAGCCTGCGGAATTCCTCCATCTGCACATTCAGCCAGCGGGCGGCATAGGCCCGACATTCGGCGCGGAATTCCAGCACCGGGACGCTGTCCTTGTCGCGCTTGGCCTTGCGGTATTCTTCCTCGACCTTCCACTCAATCGGCAGACCGTGGCAGTCCCAGCCCGGCACATAGCGTACGGCATAGCCGGACATGCGGTGCGCGCGATTGATGACGTCCTTGTTAATCTTGTTCAGCGCATGGCCAATGTGCAGGTTGCCGTTGGCGTAGGGCGGGCCATCATGCAGGGTAAAGGTCGGGCGGCCCTCGGCCTGGGCGACCAGTCGCTCGTCCAGCCCACTTGTGCGCCAGTGCTCCAGCCATTTGGGTTCCTGCACAGGCAGGCCCCCACGCATGGGGAAGGATGTACGCGGAAGAAACACCGTATCGCGATACTGGTCGGCGAGGCTGGTTTTGTCCGGTTCACTGCTGGATGTGGTCATGAGCGGCAGAAGTCACTTCAGGTTCGGGTTCATGGCACGGGCGGGCGTACAGCACATGCAGGCCACCCCGGCGTTTCTTATCAGGGAAGGGAACAGGAAGGGTCAAGGGGGGCAGCCAGCACCTGTCGGGCCAGAGCCGCGTCCTGCGCGATCTGGGCCTTGAGCGCATCCAGCCCGGCAAAGCGCTGTTCGGCCCGTAGCAGGCGGTGCAGAGCAACGGAAATCCGCTGGCCGTACAGATCACCCTCAAAATCAAACAGATGCACTTCCAACCGACTTTCCTTGCCGTCAGCAATCGTCGGGCGCAGGCCGATATTGGCAACACCGGGGTGACGCGTGCCATCCGACAGGCAGACGGTCACGGCATACACACCGCGTGCAGGTTCCAGATGGCGGCCAAGGGGCACATTGGCGGTGGGAAAGCCCAGCAGGCGACCGCGCTTGTCCCCATGCTGCACATCGCCCTGGATACGCCATGGCCGCCCCAGTTCCTCGGCCGCCTTTTCGGGGTAGCCGTCCTGCAACAGCCGCCGAATCCGGGTGGAGGAATACGGCCCGCCCACATCGCTCAGGGTTGGCACCTGGGTAAAGCCTATGCCCAGCGCCTCTGTCCGGGCGGCAAGGAAGGCGGCATCCCCCCCACGTCTGTGGCCAAAGGCAAAATCCTGCCCGCAGCCAACATGCCGCAGGCCAAGAGCCTGATGCAGCACATCGTTGACAAATTCCTCGGCCGACATGCTGGCAAAGGCTGTGTCAAACCGGATCTGGAAAACATGCTGCACGCCCAGAGCCGCCAGAGCCGCCAGCCGCTCCTCCGGCAGGGTCAGGCGGAAGGCCGGGTCCTGCGGGCGGAACAGTTCCCGCGGGTGGGGTTCAAACGTTACGACCGCACGCGGCAGGTCGGGCCGGGCGGCATGCACCGAATGCACCAGATGGGCATGGCCCAGATGCACCCCGTCAAAATTACCAAGAGCTGCGGCACACCCCAGCGCAGCGGTAGGGACAGTTTTCCAATCCGTGTGAAGCTGGGCCTGTGCGCTCACCCTCAACCCTCCCCCGGCAGTCCGAACAGGCGGGCCGCCTCGGGTAGGGATGTCGTAACCGGGTGGCGGGTGCCCGCAACCGTGCCATCCTCTGGCCGGGCAATCTGACAGACCCGCAGGCCTGCCTGCGCGGCGGCATCCAGTTCCGCCTCGATATCGGACAGAAACAGCACATCCGCAGCGTGCCAGCCTGCCTGCGCCACAATGGCGCTGTAGCTTGCCGCGTCCTTTTTACCGCCCATCCGCAGGTCGTAAAAACCGCTGAACAGGGCTTTCACATCCCCCTGCGCCGTATAGCCATACACAAGGCGCTGTGCCGCTTCCGAACCGGAGGAATACACTGCCAGCGCAACACCTGCGGCATGCAGGGCCCGCAGGCAGGGCAGCACATCGGGGTAGAGTGCGGCCACCAGTTCGCCCCTGGCGTAGCCTTTTTCCCAGCACAGCCCTTGCAGGGTTTTCAGCGGGGCTACTTTTGCGTCCTCATCCATCCAGCGTTCAAGCTGTTCCAGCGGGGGCACACCGGGCGCCAGTTCCGCCGTCTGTGCCAGCGCGGCCTGCACTGTGGCATCCCCACCGTGCTGGACCAGAAACAGCGCCAGATGAGTGCGGGCGTAAGGGAACAGCACGTCATGCACAAAGGATACCGGCAGGGTTGTGCCTTCGATATCAAGCAAGACCACGCGCGGCGCGCCCTGGGGGAGTGTCTGCATCAGGCGGGCCTCAGTTGGCGAAGGAGGGAAACTGCCGGGCAATATCGCTGCCCGTATAATGGGCAACCCATCCTTCCTTGTGTGTGAAAATACGGAGTGTGACCATATCGGGTTCCGGCCCGGCATCAAACCAGTGGCGTATCCCTTCCGGCACGGAAATCAGGTCGCTCTGGGTGCAATGGATGTCATACACCCGCCCATCCAGATGGATGACAAAATGCCCCCCACCGTGGACGAAAAACCTGACCTCGTCCTCACTATGGGTATGCTCGCTCAGAAACTTCTCACGCAGGGCTGGCAGGCCCGGAGTGGCCGGAGTAATGCGAAGCACATCGGCCGAGCCAGCCCCCGTCTCCCCCATCAACTGGTCCAGAAACGGACGATAGGCCGCCAGCACCGTGGCCTCATCCGCATCACGCGGCGGGATCTGCGGGCCTTCCCAGCGTTCAAAACGGATGCCCTTGGCACCCAGCACGCTGGCAATCTCAGTTGCATCGGTTGTACGCAGCACGGGGTGGCCCGGCGTGCTGTCGTCATAAATGCTCAGTTCGCTCATGCTCGTGCCCTCCGCCGTTCCAGTTCGCAGGCCAGAAGGAACTCCAGCCCTTCCAGCCGGGCCAGCGCCATGTCCATGTCGCGGCCCCACACATACACACCATGCCCACGGATAATGTAGCCTGCGGGCATACGACCAAAAAACGGCTCCACCACAGTGGCAAGGCGCGCAATGTCCTGGTCGTTGTCAAACAGGGGGATGGCAATGCTGGCGTCGTGGGTGGTCTGCCCTTCAAACACCTTTTGCACTTCGTAATCACGCAGGATCAGGGCAGGTTCACGCACATCCATGGACAGCACGGTGGAGGCGACGGAATGCCCGTGCAGCACCGCGCCAACCTGGGGCATCAGCCTGTATGCCTGACAGTGCAGCAAAGTTTCGGCACTGGGCTTGTTGGCGGGGTCATGGGGGTGGCCAGCCTCGTCAACGGTAATGACGTCATCTGTCCGCAGAAAACCCTTGTGACAGCCCGAGCGGGTAATGGCGATACGCCCATCCGCCAGGCGGCAGCTGATGTTGCCAGCCGTGGCTGGCACCCACCCGCGCAGGTCCATTCTCTGACCCGCCCGCACGATATCCTGTGCGCCACGGTTTTTTTCCGCGACAGTCTTGTCCATGATTATTCCAGTGCGATTATTGGGAAAGAGGGCGCCTTACTTGCGAACCGTCTGATCCACCGTAGCGCCAGCCTGCTGTGTGGAGGCAACACCCGCGGGCGGCGGGGGGATCTGCCCACCCTGCTGCGGGGCGGAAGAACCCTCCATCGGCTCATCATCAGCCATATGCTTCTTGAAGGACTTGATGCCCTTGGCCATGTCCCCCATCAGCGTGCTGATCTTGCCGCCGCCCCCAAAGAGAACCAGCACGACCGCAAGCACGATCAGCCAATGCCAGATGCTCAAGCTACCCATATCCCATCATTCCTTACCCTGGGCCGCGCCTGTGCGCCCCCAATCTTCCACCCATGCCAGAGTGTTTGTACATGAGGGCGAACACGCCTGCATGCAAGCCTCATTTACCGCTGCCCGCGCCAAAGCTGTCAGCTCCCCCTGTCGGGCCGGGGCTCTACAAACCCGTACGCAGGATACACTGTCTTGCCCATAGCATGAACAGGCGACCACCACACCCGCACGCGTGACCAGTCATTACCTGGTGAGACATCAACCACCGGCGCATGCCGTGTCACGCTGCCCGGTTCCCAGTTGGCATGGTCAACCAGCACCAGTCGGGAACTGCTGACCTGCCGCACCACGGACACATGCCCCAGCGGCAGCTGCCGCGTAGAGCGAAAAACCAGAACATCCCCCTCATGCGGGACGGAGGAACGCGCATACTGGCCCGCAGCCCCACCCCACCAGGACGCCGCAGACCCAGACAGCTTGATATCGGAATGGGAGCGCGCATACGGCACGCACTGGACAGACCCGTTCCACCCCCCATGGCCTGACGACCCACAGGCCGCCAGCAGCAGGGTGGGCAGCAGCACAAGGCCCCGCCTCACGATTCGGCTTTCATGCGTTCCAGCCACTGCCATGCCTCATCCCCATCCATCTCAAGGGCACGCTGGGCTGTGTCACGCCCAAAGCCTGCCCGCGCCAGCACGCCCAGCGCGCGGGCTGCCTGTGTCGGATCAGCTTCGGTCGAGGCCTCACCCGGCACCGCAAACGGGCCGAGCTTGCGCCTACGGGCCAGAACCAGTGCCGCGCAAAGGTCGCGCTCGGCCCGGTCCAGTCCGCCACCCTCCTCCTGCGCATCAACCACGGCAGCCCGGACCGAGGCATCCACCCCACGGGCAGCCAGATGGGCCTGCACAGCCTGCACCGACCGGCCTGACCGCATGAGCCTGCCTGCGCGTGAACGGGCAAAAGCGTGGTCATCCACAGCGCCCAGCCCCGCCATTTCCTGCACAATCTCCTCCACAACCGCGCCTAAGGCGCGGGCTGTCTGCGCGACCTCCTGCGCGTCGGCCCCAGCAGCCTCTGCCAGATGTTGCCAGCGGGCAATCCGGCGCAAAAGCACACGCCCCAGCCCGTGCCGGGTTGTGCCAAAACGGGCCAGGTGCGCCAAAGCCGCAGCCCGCAGCGCGGCACGGTCAGGCGGCACCACTGCGCCAGATGGGGAGGAAGAACTGTCCATGGCGGTTATCTTACGCATCCTCCCACACGACGGAAACACCCTTTGCGGGCGCAGTGGACAGCCATACCCTTTAGCATACAGCCATGCCGGAAACGCACGGTTTACATGCCTTATTTTCATGACAGATATTTGACTCGACCGCGCGGATCACGTCATGATGGAAAACAGAAACGGACCGCCCGCTCCATTCTAGGCAGCGGGCGCTTTTCGTTTTGCATCCGCAGCAACCGCATTTCACCATTCAGGTTCAACAACCGCCAGCACAAAGACGAAACCCATGATCTCTCCCCTTATGCCGACCTACAAGCGCGCTGATCTCGCTTTCGAGCGGGGCGACGGCGTATGGCTGCAAACATCGGATGGGCGACGATTCCTGGATTTCGCCTCAGGCATTGCCACGTGCTCGCTGGGCCATGCACACCCCCACCTTGTCGAAAGCATTCGTACACAGGCAGGCCTGGTCATGCATGTGTCCAACCTGTTCCGCGTGCCCCAGGCCGAGCGGCTGGCTGAACGGCTGGTGGCCAATACCTTTGCCGACAGTGTCTTCTTCTGCAATTCCGGCGCGGAAGCCAATGAAGGTATGGTGAAGATGGCCCGCCGCGCGCAGATGCTGGCAGGCCACCCCGAGCGGACCGACATTCTCTGCATGGATGGGGCCTTCCATGGCCGTACACTGGCCATGCTGGCAGCCACCGGCAACCCCAAGTATCTGGAAGGATATGGTGAGACCGTATCGGGTTTCCCCCATGTCCCTTACAACGATATTGAAGCCGTGCGGGCCGCCATTACGCCCAATACAGCCGCCATTATGCTCGAACCCATTCAGGGCGAAAGCGGCATCAAGGTCGCCAGTGTCGAGTATCTGCGCGCCCTGCGTGCTCTGTGTGATGAGACGGGGATTTTCCTCGCACTGGATGAAGTGCAGTCAGGTGTAGGCCGCACGGGCTATCTGTTTGCCCATGAGCGTGCAGGCATTACCCCCGATATCATGAGCAGCGCCAAAGGTCTGGGCGGGGGCTTTCCCATCGGGGCCATCCTCGCGCGGGAAGGGCTGGCTCAGGGCATGACACCGGGCACCCATGGCACCACCTTTGGCGGCAACCCGCTGGCCTGCGCGGCCGCCAACGCCGTGCTGGATGTGCTGCTGGCCCCCGGCTTTATGGAACAGATACGCGCACGCGGCACTTTTCTGGCCGGGCTGCTGGACAAGCTGATGGCCGACAGGCCCGGCATTTTTGCCCAACGCCGTGGCCTTGGCCTGCTGGTCGGGCTGCGATGCATCCCCCCTGTGGGTGATGTGCAGGACGCAGCGCAGGAGGCCGGTCTGCTGTGCGTGACCGCGGGCGACAACGTACTGCGTCTGGTCCCGCCCCTGACCGTGTCGGAAGATGAATGCCGCCAGGCCGTTGCCCGCCTGAACCAGGCCATAGACAGCCTGAAAGCCACCAACACACCCTCGCCTGTTCTGGAGCCCGCACCGTGAGCGCTGTCGTTTCCACCGTTTCCCCGTCCCTTACCCCGATGGAACCGCGCCATTTCCTTGACATCAAGGACCTGGACAGCGCGACACTGCGGCAGATTCTTGATGTCGCACGCGGTATCAAACGCATGCAAAAGGGCCGCCGCTTTCCCCTGCACCCGCGCCAGCCTCTGGCCGGGCGGCAGGTCGGGCTTATGTTCTCACGCCCGTCCACCCGCACCCGTATCTCGTTTGAGGTCGGGGTGCGCCAGCTTGGGGGGGATGCGGTTGTCCTGTCCTCGCAGGACATGCAGCTTGGCCGGGGGGAAAGCATTGCCGATACCGCCCGCGTGCTGTCCCGCTTTGTGGACGCCATCATGCTGCGTACGGGTAATACCAACGCCCTGCATGAGCTGGCCCGCTGGAGCACTGTGCCCGTCATCAACGGCCTTACCCCCAATTCCCACCCCGCGCAGATCATGGCCGATATCATGACCTACGAGGAGCACCGGGGCCCCATCCGTGGCCGCACCTTTGCCTGGGCTGGGGACGGCAACAATGTGCTGGTCTCGCTGATCGAGGGGGCTGTGCGCTTTGGCTTTAACCTGCATGCGGCCACCCCGCCGGATATGAAACCCCCGCAGGAGGTGCTTGACTGGGCCAGGAACGAAGGCGGCACTGTGGAATGGACAGCCGACCCGCGTGAAGCTGCCCGAGGGGCCGACTGTATTGTCACAGATACATGGGTCAGCATGTCTGACTCACCGACCGAAGCCGCGTCCCGCATAGCGCGGCTGGAGGCTTATCAGGTCAATGCAGCGCTGATGGCACTTGCCGCCCCCGATGCCCTGTTCATGCACTGCCTGCCTGCCCATATTGGTGAGGAAGTTACGGACGAGGTTTTTGAAGGCCGTCAGTCCATTGTTTTCGACGAGGCGGAAAACCGCCTGCATGCCCAAAAGGGTATTCTGGCCTGGGCGCTTGGCGGTGCCCACTGGACAGCCTGGGGCAAGGAGTAAACGCCATGACCAGTCAAACCCCCACCAGCACCGAAGACACCCCCTCCGTCCCCGGCTGGGTGGAAGGGAGCCTGGATACCATTCTGTCCAGCCTGCCTTTCGCCGCCGACACGCTGGCCCCGCTGCGCGCACGTTATCTGGACTGTCTGGCCACTTGCGGCCGCGTTGCCGACCTGGACAGTGAGCACGATGCCTGCCGCAAAACCCTGCTGACAGCCCTGCGCAACACCCTGGGGCTGGATGAAGATGCCCTGCGTGACCTGGAGCGCAAGCTGGAAAAGCTGGAATTGGATATTTCCGCCGATATCTGATACCCGCCGCCCAGCTCCCTCCCCTACCAGCAGCGCAGGATAGACCCCATGGAAACACCGGCTTTTCTTGACCGTGACCGCCCGGATGTGCCCGACCTTGTCATTCCCGGTGGCATCACCCCCTTCCATCTGGATGGGCGGCCTGTCCGGGGCAGGCTGGTGCGCCTTGGGGTTCTGGCCGACACATTACTGACCCGCCATGACAACCCTGCCCCTGTGTCCTGCCTTGCAGGCAAGGCGCTGGCTCTGGTGGCGGCACTGTCCTCCGCGCTGAAGTTTGACGGCTCCTTTTCCCTTCAGGTCAAAGGGGATGGGCCGGTGTCCATGCTGGTGGCCGACTGCACCAGCACCGGAGCACTGCGCTTTTATGCCCGCATTGATGCCGAGGCGCTGGACACCCTGCTGGCTGCCAACCCGACCCCAACCGACCATGAACTGCTGGGCAACGGTTATCTGGCCCTGACCGTGGATCAGGGGCCGGACATGGAACGCCACCAGGGCATTGTGGACATAGCAGGTGATGACCTTGCCGCCATGGCCATGCACTACTTTGCCACCAGCGAGCAGCATGCCTGCTGGCTTATGCTGACCTGCGCCATGACCGATACCGGCTGGCAGGCGGGCGGGCTTGTGCTGGAACGCATCGCCGGGGAAGGTGGTGTTGACCCCGTCGGCACTGCGGACGCCAATGCCGAGTGGGAAACGGCCACCATCCTGGCCATGACCCTGACCGCGCGCGAACTGTTTGACGACAGCCTGTCCTCTCCCCAGTTGCTGCACCGCCTGTTCCACGAGCAGGACCTGCATGTTGGTCAGGCCCGCGCTCTGGCGTTTGGCTGCCGCTGCTCCCGCGCACGACTGGTTGATATGCTGTCGACCTTCCCCGATGATGATCTTGACCACATGAGTCAGGACAACGGCACGATCGTGATGACATGCGAGTTCTGTAACAAGGACTTCCATTTCCAGCGCAAGGATGTTGCCGCCAGCGCCTGAGGCTGTTGACCACCCGGCCCACGCAGCGCACACTGGACAGCAGGGTTACCATGCGTGGCCCTGCCCATCCGGCCCGGTCATGACGGATGGATGTGACAACCTCCACCCGTCTGCCTGATAGAGTGTGCCATGATGCTGTTTTTCCGCCCCCGACGCTTCCACCTGGTTGCCGCCATGGCGCTGCCTGCCCTGTTGGCCGGGTGCGCGGACAACAAGCCCCCCGCAAGCTACCCCCCGCTGCGGTATGATTATCTGGGGCAACTCAACCTCAACACGTCTTCCCTGACCATTGAGGATAAAACACAGTCCCACCCGGTGGACGGCAACATCGGCTATAAATCCCCTGTGCCCCCCATTCAGGCCGTGCGCCAGATGGCCGAGGACAGGCTGGTGGCCCGTGGGGCCGCAGGGTCAGGCACCGTAGCCCGCTTTGTCATCGACCGTGCCTATATCCTGCATGAACCCGGCGGCGATCTGAACGGACAGGTGGCCGTACATCTGGACATTATCGGCCCCGGTGGTGAGCGCGTGGGCTATGCCTCGGCACAGGCCGGGCAGACACTCCACCCCGACCCGTCGCAAGATACCGAAAGCCCTGGCAACCTGTACAATGTCACCCGTGACATGATGCAGACCCTGAATGTTGAATTTGAATATCAGGTCCGCCACGCGCTTGGAAAATGGCTGGTTGATGCCGGGGGCACCCCGGTGGGTGACGCAATCCAGACCCAGAACCTGACTGGCAAGGAAAGTGCCTCGACCCTGGCGGGTGTCAACCCGGATGCCGACCCGGCCACGACTGTCCCCGCCAATGCGCCCACCACGCCTACGGCCCCTGCGGCAGCAGCAACCACACCGTCAGAACCCAACCCCATCTTCCCCGCGGGTGAGGACAGCGGTCAGGCCTCCAGCAGCACAGCCAGCAAAGCACATACCATGTCCCCGCCCAGCAGCTTTCTCAAACTGCCGGGCAGCAGCAAGTAAGACGTCACCGCAGGCCACACAGGTGGCCTGCCCCCTTGGCAACCGGCCTGTCATCGGCCCGTTGCGTGGGCCGCGCCGGGGCGTCATAACTCCACCATGACCCAGCCTCTGCCTGACCTGACCGCACTGCCTCTGGCCGATGGCCTGCCCGTAAGCGAAATCCTGCCCGCACTGTGCGCGCAGCTTGCTACGTTTTCTGCCGAAAAACCTGCCAGCGCCATTCTTGTGGCCCCACCGGGGGCGGGCAAGACAACCTCTGTCCCGCCTGTGCTGGCGGCAGCGCCGTGGCGCGCCGAGTCACAGAAAATCATCATGCTGGAACCGCGCAGGCTGGCCGCACGGGCGGCAGCCCAACGCATTGCCGCGCTGCGGGGAGAGGAAGCCGGAGGGTTTGTCGGCTTTCGCACCCGGATCGAGGCCGCCGTTTCCGAGCAGACACGGATTGAGGTGCTGACAGAGGGGCTTTTTCTGCGCCGTATGCTGTCAGACCCGATGCTCGAAGATGTCGC
It includes:
- the lspA gene encoding signal peptidase II: MLRPFGLGLLVLMLTLSADQLSKYWILYGLDLPARGSVQVLPFLNFTMVWNRAVTFGMFGWLGDAGRLVFSVVALAVACLLVVWMYRTPSKLTAMCVGAVAGGAIGNVIDRARYGAVVDFLHAHAFGWSWYVFNIADSAIVCAVCVLLLQNCLSGGRQAAPD
- the ileS gene encoding isoleucine--tRNA ligase, whose product is MTTSSSEPDKTSLADQYRDTVFLPRTSFPMRGGLPVQEPKWLEHWRTSGLDERLVAQAEGRPTFTLHDGPPYANGNLHIGHALNKINKDVINRAHRMSGYAVRYVPGWDCHGLPIEWKVEEEYRKAKRDKDSVPVLEFRAECRAYAARWLNVQMEEFRRLGVQGEWHNRYATMDFSSEAAIAEEIGRFLLNGKLYRGLRPVMWSPVEKTALAEAEIEYHDHTSTTILVAFPIVRDPTPAQALADVSVVIWTTTPWTIPGNRALAYGPDITYVVLQVNETEPGALLEPGAKVIVAEALVDSFCKEAHVAAHHVLYTLPGTALEGVVCAHPLRGAGYDFDVPMLAGDFVTTEAGTGLVHQAPAHGEDDFQLCRAHGIEVPEVVQADGTYAPWVPRFAGVHVFKAADVVCEALSEVMEEATAAGRAPAGLVGRGQIVHSYPHSWRSRAPVIYRATPQWFIRMDGENSLRDNALAALDDVTFVPAQARNRLTSMVRTRPDWCISRQRAWGVPIAVFVEKHTGEVLRDAQVMQRVVDAFRTEGADAWYNSPPERFLGPDRDADAYEQVFDIVDVWFESGSTHAFVLGRPGLTFPADLYLEGSDQHRGWFQSSLLESVGTRGIAPFRALVTNGFVLDEHGRKMSKSLGNVIAPQDVNDTMGADVLRLWVMNSDTNDDLRIGKEILKQQGELYRRLRNTLRWLLGGLDGFTQAEAVPYAELPELERWVLHRLTELGGLVARAVETHEWVGVYPALHGFCTTDLSAFYFDIRKDALYCDAPSSPTRRAVRTVLDILHRCLTTWLAPVLVFTAEESWTARFGTENSVHEQAFVDMPLEWMDPELEERWTRIRAVRRVITTEIEGARRSGAIGSSLQANVELTLSQEEAALFAGVNWSELAIVSHVEVVIDPTSASVYVEGDEGGLLHGAPVVHVAEGEKCVRCWKVLPETGSRADRPGLCLRCADVVTGMEAATPEGA
- a CDS encoding bifunctional riboflavin kinase/FAD synthetase, encoding MSAQAQLHTDWKTVPTAALGCAAALGNFDGVHLGHAHLVHSVHAARPDLPRAVVTFEPHPRELFRPQDPAFRLTLPEERLAALAALGVQHVFQIRFDTAFASMSAEEFVNDVLHQALGLRHVGCGQDFAFGHRRGGDAAFLAARTEALGIGFTQVPTLSDVGGPYSSTRIRRLLQDGYPEKAAEELGRPWRIQGDVQHGDKRGRLLGFPTANVPLGRHLEPARGVYAVTVCLSDGTRHPGVANIGLRPTIADGKESRLEVHLFDFEGDLYGQRISVALHRLLRAEQRFAGLDALKAQIAQDAALARQVLAAPLDPSCSLP
- the mtnC gene encoding acireductone synthase, with the translated sequence MQTLPQGAPRVVLLDIEGTTLPVSFVHDVLFPYARTHLALFLVQHGGDATVQAALAQTAELAPGVPPLEQLERWMDEDAKVAPLKTLQGLCWEKGYARGELVAALYPDVLPCLRALHAAGVALAVYSSGSEAAQRLVYGYTAQGDVKALFSGFYDLRMGGKKDAASYSAIVAQAGWHAADVLFLSDIEAELDAAAQAGLRVCQIARPEDGTVAGTRHPVTTSLPEAARLFGLPGEG
- a CDS encoding 1,2-dihydroxy-3-keto-5-methylthiopentene dioxygenase; this translates as MSELSIYDDSTPGHPVLRTTDATEIASVLGAKGIRFERWEGPQIPPRDADEATVLAAYRPFLDQLMGETGAGSADVLRITPATPGLPALREKFLSEHTHSEDEVRFFVHGGGHFVIHLDGRVYDIHCTQSDLISVPEGIRHWFDAGPEPDMVTLRIFTHKEGWVAHYTGSDIARQFPSFAN
- a CDS encoding methylthioribulose 1-phosphate dehydratase, coding for MDKTVAEKNRGAQDIVRAGQRMDLRGWVPATAGNISCRLADGRIAITRSGCHKGFLRTDDVITVDEAGHPHDPANKPSAETLLHCQAYRLMPQVGAVLHGHSVASTVLSMDVREPALILRDYEVQKVFEGQTTHDASIAIPLFDNDQDIARLATVVEPFFGRMPAGYIIRGHGVYVWGRDMDMALARLEGLEFLLACELERRRARA
- a CDS encoding twin-arginine translocase TatA/TatE family subunit codes for the protein MGSLSIWHWLIVLAVVLVLFGGGGKISTLMGDMAKGIKSFKKHMADDEPMEGSSAPQQGGQIPPPPAGVASTQQAGATVDQTVRK
- a CDS encoding CHAP domain-containing protein — its product is MRRGLVLLPTLLLAACGSSGHGGWNGSVQCVPYARSHSDIKLSGSAASWWGGAAGQYARSSVPHEGDVLVFRSTRQLPLGHVSVVRQVSSSRLVLVDHANWEPGSVTRHAPVVDVSPGNDWSRVRVWWSPVHAMGKTVYPAYGFVEPRPDRGS
- a CDS encoding regulatory protein RecX, with the protein product MDSSSSPSGAVVPPDRAALRAAALAHLARFGTTRHGLGRVLLRRIARWQHLAEAAGADAQEVAQTARALGAVVEEIVQEMAGLGAVDDHAFARSRAGRLMRSGRSVQAVQAHLAARGVDASVRAAVVDAQEEGGGLDRAERDLCAALVLARRRKLGPFAVPGEASTEADPTQAARALGVLARAGFGRDTAQRALEMDGDEAWQWLERMKAES